The genomic stretch cctaactgacagggaatttctactaggattaaatgtcaggaactgtgaaaaactgagtttaaatgcatttggctaaggtgtatgtaaacttcagacttcaactgtatgtcaatATTTTCCATGactttctagtagatagaccatatggttcaagagaaaattgCCTAATTAATGAACAAAAACAACCAATCAACAACagcattattttcaattaactctTCAACTCTTCCAATTATTGACTTTtcttcacaactgccaccagtttgaccACAAAACATTGATAACAAATACATATTgttttagtcaaatcaaatcaaatcaaatttatttatatagcccttcgtacatcagctgatatctcaaagtgctgtacagaaacccagcctaaaaccccaaacagcaaacaatgcaggtgtaaaagcacagtggctaaaataaataaaagtgccTAAAATAGGATACTATGCTGAAAtgctcatattaaacaccaatggtattcattAACTTTGTGGTTTATATTTAAGATAATGCTTTAAAACTTTGTCATactatttgtttatttttaaatCATCTTATTTAATGGTGTGATATAATTGACACGTGATAAGGtcacacagagggccagagataattacagacacctgtgattaTCTAAAATACCCAAAAGGGCCACTACATGTCTTGTGAGATTACTTCAAATCCTTGAAAGATAGATtgaattctggtagtttactggtaaactttaaaagtttccagtaatatactCTCCTTTTCCAACCATAATTACTGCAGTAAGCTGCTGTCTAAATCCCCAACATCACAGGCTTGTGTACTTCCagtcgcacgcacacacacacagctgtacaaATCCAGAGTAGGGGTCAATAACATCTGAAATACACTAGACCTGTGCTGCAGATCACAGTTAACAACTCCGGGAGAGAGATGTAGTGAGTGGGGAAGAGAGATGTGGCTCTACATTGCCATCTGCTTAGAGAGGGCAGGATGACTTATATAACGGTatttgagagagacacagagacagagaaagagagagacacagagatatcctgtgtagctcagttggtacagcatgatgcttgcaatgccagggttgtgggtttgattctcaCAGGAGACCAAtacaaaatgtatgcactcactacttactgtaagtcactctggataaaagcttctactaaatgaccaaaatgtagagagagtaagacagagagaaagatgttGTGTATGTGAGTATTTTCAAATGCTTGCCAAGTGTATTTCTAAATACATTCCAATATTCAAcaatttgccttttaaaataaaaaatatttgaataCTTACTTCCAAATGTCTTTGAAAGTAATTTAAATACCTTAAATAGTAAATcatatttgaacccaggtttagtttagtgtagtgtagctTAGTGTGAGAATCAGTACCGCCACTGGTCTGATTCCCAGGAAGTTGAGGTCAGTGTTCTCTCCGAACAGGTATCCCTCGGGGTGGGTGGAGTCAAACTTCTCCCCGCCCATGATGAAGTGGTTGGCAAAGTAGCTTCCTGTGGGGAACAAGAAGAGGAAGTGAGCAAACCTGATCCCAATACAGACCAAATAGTTCTCCCCTTTTACTTGAACAGAGGACAGTTAAAGGAGCTCACGAGCTAGGACAAGGTGTTCCAACCCTGGTTCTAATCTTAGCCAATAGGGGGAGAAACAGAAAGGGAATAGGTACAGTAGACATTGCCTCTAAGCACTGATTTTATATCAGAAATGTCTTTATCCCCCTATTTGTTAAATTACGGTTTGTGGTAATgtaacttacatttacatttacatttaagtcatttagcagacgctcttatccagatcaaattgtgcatacaccttatgacaaccagtggaacagccacttgcatctaactgatcctagatctgtggttacaCAGTAAAGTAATGTCTGGTAAACAGCAGACTAGGGTTGGCTGGTCTGAATCAACGTAGCTGTTCCGGCTGTTTCCACCCCACAAGCAGTGCTTGTAAAAGCACTTTGTGTTTTTCAACTCAgaaattggggcggcagggtagcctagtggttagagtgttggactagtaattgaaaggttgcaagttcaaacccctgagctgacaaggtaccaatctgtcattctgccctggaacaggcagttaacccactgttcctaggccgtcattgaaaataagaatttgttcttaactgacttgcctagttaaataaaggtaagatTTAAATAAATGGATGATTCTGATCAGGAACAAAACACCTTTTTTTGTGACACTGCCTGGTGGAGAAATAATTAGAATGTATGGGTCATAGAAACGCAGACAGCCTTGTGTTAGCTCCCTAGGCTAATTCATACCCTTTAGCTCAGCATGCTAACACTTATACCACTTTCTTCTAAAAAAGAAAACGATTCTCTCTTCTTAACTGTAATGACTGATCTGTCATGACTGGATAAGTGAAcgcaggggcgcaactttcactgggaaCGAGGGGACATGCCCCCCCCCaattttatcattggaatgtgatacaaaacgaggcaacggtgtgctttaggaccatgttgATGCCTCCAAGCGGTCGGGTAAACTgttttggagtgtttatccagctggattttaaaaaatattataaaaatgatgtcccccccacttctaaaaccaaattTGCACCGCTGGGTGAAAGTATGCCTATGAGAATCCAAAATGAATGCAGATCATTTGGGAGGATGGGTATTAGCAATAAAGATGTTTATTTACTTAATTTCATTGTCCTCCAAGTGTTGCTGAATAGCCTCTCTTCTTCAGTTTGCGCTTAAATTTATGCACCTTGGTTGGAGAGCGAGGTAGCGGCAGTGATCCTTCCCTTTGCAGAAACAGGGTTTGAGTCTGGAATGGTACCCTATACCCATAGTGAACgacgggccctggtcagaagtagcaCAGTTAAGGAGGGTGCCATTTTTGGACTTAACCAGAGACAAAGGGAGACATAATCTAAGGACCTGCAGCCAGACATACTCCTCTACATAATCTAAGGACCTGCAGCCAGACATACTCCTCTACATAATCTAAGGACCTGCAGCCAGACATACTCCTCTACATAATCTAAGGACCTGCAGCCAGACATACTCCTCTACATAATCTAAGGACCTGCAGCCAGACATACTCCTCTACATAATCTAAGGACCTGCAGCCAGACATACTCCTCTACATAATCTAAGGACCTGCAGCCAGAGATTCAGATGCAGTAGAATGGCAGACAGGGAGTCTGGTTACACTGGCTGTCTCTGTGTCCTTGGATATCaaccctcctccacacacacatccgTTACCACTCATGTTGTATCTTATACCTAGCATAAGGGCAGGGTTCGATTTACAGGGCCATAAATAAACTGATTTTAAAATCGGTCATTTGAAAAATGTAAGTGGACACTTTAATATCAAATATtgtctgggtaacaattaagtaactTACTGTGATTTGTTTTTGACCATTTTAGTTGAGAccaacaaaaatagcttcttagcaagagcaatttctcaagcaagaatttggGGATTGGTCtgagaggggaaaactgaaaattagatattattggcagagaggtttggaactctctttcttattggtctattagtGCATTTAACACATGGTGATTATAAgcatggaaggccaaaactccatcccaccaaaaaaGGTTGAAATCTCAGGCGGTAtcttcaaacagctcttacacaaaaAAAGGTATATCATCatgttcacaatttcacagtattattcctaCCTCAttatggaaatatataacacggGAAAAGTCATGCTTTTGACTGCAAAGGGCCTTTAAAATATAATTctattcaacattctggcttgtacAGCTAATGACAGGAAACTATCCTGATAAACTCATTTATGCCTGACATAGAATTCAATGTGGCGTTTCCAGGCTAGGTTCGCTCCTATTCATGAGTGTGCTGTTGCCAATGAGGCACAGGCACCACTTACCAGATTTCGGTGGATAGCGGTACACCGAGTTGGACGGTACATCGACCTCTTCCACTCCTGCATTTTGTCTGCTGGTCAAAGCTCCCATTTCCACAGAATATAAAATCTCAAATTAACGTACATACCAAGAAAACATTCGCTATTCTCCAAAAACTATATTGTCTTTAACTTAAACCAGTTCCTACTGCCGTTTCCATTGTTATTCTTGGTTTATGTCCTTGGTTCCCTGCCGTTAGCAGCCGTAGCCTAGTTGTTGTGCTCGTTCTGGGGATTAGTTGTTGTTATTGCTTTATCCAAAGCCCCGTGGGACTGTCACTGTTTGTTTAGAGGCAGAAAAGCAACAACTGCGTCCCTTTAACAGCAAAGCTTTGTATCCTTTCACTTAGCGACGCATTCTCCTCTCCACTGCAGCGCTTTTCGGGGGCAGCTTTGAGGAGGAAAACGAGGTATCTCCCTATGTAGCGCCGTATAACGGTCCACTCGACATcgtttctgtttgttctctccCGTTTGTAAGGCCGTGCGGGGATGCTGATGGCTATCTTTGCTTGGACTCTCCGTGTTCCAATTGTCAAAGAACGAATCTAATGGTGGCTACCCATGACGTCAGGCACAAATCCGGACTATGGGTTTTGCGCAGTACAATATCAGCAGGCAGACAGCTCCCGGTTCGCTATAACGTGACCTTCCCCAAATGTGGGAACGAATCACTGCAATGCTGCAGCAGATGATGGCTTAATAATGCAATGTATAGTGACTGTTACAACGACATGCAGAGCTgcgtaattatatatatatatataaaattaaaTGTGTCTTTGAAATTTGGACAGAAATAGACAATCAATTTAGGCTACACGCATCATTATTGATAGGCAATTTGGCAAGTATAGGCTTGTATCTGAACTGAACAGTGATAAAATAATATGAGAAACTGATAACATACAGCGTTGCAGCCTATAATGTGCAAACGGTATGCTTTTGTATAACCTAATGTAGCAGGCGTAAAATACACTTGAACAATGTTGCTATTTCCACCTTGACATGATCTGAGAGCGTTAACTGTTGTACTACTCCAGTCCTCTATGGGGCACTGTAGGGCACCGGGAGGAGTTCTGAACCCGCCCACACAGAACAAGGAAGCTCTGGCGCCGCCATTTCACGTGCAAGGAGTTGAGAGAACGTGTGTGAGGTAGGCCTGGAAATCGGCAAAACAACATCGAATTTTATCAAAAATAACTATTTTAATCGGAAAACAAGTCCTGAATAGTCTGTTTTCGATTTGTAATCGTCTGGCTGTTTCACATTGAGGAGCAAAGATGAGCTACGGAAGGCCGCCGCCCGATGTCGAGGGTATGACCTCGCTCAAAGTGGACAATCTCACCTACCGAACTTCTCCCGAGACTCTACGACGAGTTTTCGAGAAGTACGGCCGGGTGGGAGACGTGTACATCCCCCGCGATCGGTACACCAAGGAGAGCCGCGGGTTCGCTTTCGTGCGGTTCCACGATAACCGCGACGCTGAAGACGCGATGGACGCCATGGACGGGGCCTTGCTTGACGGGCGGGAACTGCGAGTCCAGATGGCGCGCTATGGCCGTCCACCAGACTCTCACTTCGGGCGCCGAGGCGGCGGTGGACCTCCAAGGAGGCACGGAGGCTATGGTCGCAGGAGCAGGAGGTACGTTTTTGGTTCAGTTTGAATAAAACATCGTAACTAGCAATTGTTGAAAAATACAGCAACGATGACGTAACTGGCCAAGTTCAGTCAAAGCATTTTTTGTTGACAATTCTATACCCAAAATTACAAATGTTTCTGATTGAATTATCTTATTAAAATATTAACCCTAGTGGAATAACATCTTCATGAATCATTATAATAAGATATTTTCAGAGAATATAATTAAACTTAAACTTAGTCGTGTTTCCACATTTCTATGAAATATTTGAAGTAATTTTCCTTAAATAATGGTAATTAAGTTCCGTAAAACTTAAATTAGTGCCACATGCGTTTATTTGCTTAAATCACTGAACACAAGTGTTATTAGAGATGGCATTTATTTGAGCCAGGTGTCTAGTTCCTTAATGCACACGGGTTTTGCTCTTTTGCATAGTTAATTGTTTAATTacagcatttttatacattttgtaATCTCCTGCACTTATCATTTACATACTGTGCTAAATTTATTTTGAGTTACGTAACGCTAGTCtccaaaatgtaaaaaaaaatcctgaCTGCAACAGCCGAAAGGCTGTTCTTACTTTCGCCGCAAGAGGGCGATCGGCCCTGTTGGTGCTTGTTATTTAGCTACCAGTTCTGCTGTTAgaagccaatggctagcagtttctTACTGGCAATTAAAATATGATGATTGCAATTTGAGTCATTACCAAATTATTTCATTAAGCATTAAACCTCGTAAACAATACATGTCgacctgtttttttgttgttgctgaaatgtcaaatcaaatgtatttataaagcccttcctaaaaccacaaacagcaagcaaatgcaggtgtagaagcatggtgtgCAGCTTGTGTGCCATTACCTGGctattggctgctaacagctgagaactgcttTTTAACTGAAGTTGGACGGTATGTTAAAGTAACTTTCCTGTGTTGAagtggtgtgggtgtacccccaACCGAATAACGTGGGCATATACCGCTGTTAAAAATATTAATGCAAGTAGACCGCTGATTGGTAAACTAATCCTCAGGATGACATCATCCTCTGGGGAAATTGCCATCTCAAAC from Oncorhynchus keta strain PuntledgeMale-10-30-2019 chromosome 24, Oket_V2, whole genome shotgun sequence encodes the following:
- the LOC118402722 gene encoding serine/arginine-rich splicing factor 2-like — its product is MSYGRPPPDVEGMTSLKVDNLTYRTSPETLRRVFEKYGRVGDVYIPRDRYTKESRGFAFVRFHDNRDAEDAMDAMDGALLDGRELRVQMARYGRPPDSHFGRRGGGGPPRRHGGYGRRSRSRSASPRRRRRSRSRSRSRSRGRDYSRSRSRSDSRSRSKSRTSRKSKSPSRSRSRGASRSRSRSPASNRGSKSRSRSKSRPKSPEDNGTDS